The window ATGAAGAATAATCTCGTAGCTGCGTGCTTTTTTGAGACCATACTGCTGAAAATCTCTTCTAAACTTAAGAAAACTTACGAATTTTTTTTTGTTGTGGAAATTCATTTTGAAGTAAAATGAAGTAATTATTAATATACTTACCAGCAAAGGTATTAAAATGAATTGACAACTCTCACCCGATATAAATCTGATTGTTTAAAACTGTTTCTAACCTCCCAGAAAATATATACTAAATCTGTTTAACTTTTTATTCAATTTTATACATTTTAATTCCATTAGCATTGGCATTTAACAACATATTATCTCTGATAATATAGTTTTCCCATGCACCGTTTCCGTTATTTTGATCAAAATTTAAAGTCTTTGTTACTTTTCCTTTACTATCGATGAGAACATATTTCATTTCTTTTGTTTTAGCCTCTTCGATAATCATCCATGAAGATTCTCCCTGGTTATAGGTGTCGAAGTTCATATCACTCCAGCCTAATTTTTCATAAGGAATAGATGTAGAAGTGATGGCATTAGTAGCTAAATTGAGGTAATAATATTTTAAATAAGTTCGCTTATCTCCATACTCTCCAGGAAATGCGCAAAGCACGGTTAGAATATTTTTATTGATATAGCTGTCAAGAAAATATTCTGTTTTGGGTGAGTTTAAAGAGATTTCAGAATACTTTCCATCTTTATAAACCATAATGTTAGGTTGATTGGGATGGATGTAATTTCCGAGCAGGAATATATTCGATTTATCCACTACAATTTTCTTTGGTGTTGCAAGGTATTGTGTGCTTGTATGTCTTACAAACTTTTTGGTATCCAGATTGTAATTGATGATTTCGCACTTAAAGTCGGTAGAGTAGCTTGTGCTGTTTGTAATCCTGTATCCGAAAATCAAATTCGAGCCATTGATGACTATATTTGAAGGGCTATTGAAAGTACGTCCAAAATTTACTTTGTTTTCTATTGTACCATCTAGATTAATGGTGAATAGTTTCATAAAAACATCTTCATCTGCTCTTTCTGCTTTTCCCTGAACCACCAAAGCGTAGATTTTATCTTTATGTCTTTTTACGGCAAAAATTTTATTAGTATGTTCGTCACTTATTTTCAGTGTCTATTTGGGCTTTAGCTGAGTGTCATAATGTATCAGATAAGCGTCGCACGCATTTCCGTCATTAATTACAGTCTTAAAACTGAATCCGGCACAGTAAATATCCTCATCAACCCAATCTACATCTTCCACATATTCTACCATGTCGAAAGTCGCTTTGGTCACCAATTCCTGACCAAAAGTGATAGATAAAAATGACATCACAGCAAAGAATAAAGCTTTTATTTTCATATCAATACAATTTAATATTATTTCTACAAAAATAATGAGTTGAGAGATACATCAAAGATTTAACTTAATAATATTACTGATATGCAAATAATATTTACTCGTTGCGTATTTTGAATCTTATCTTTCGCCTTTCATACACAAAATCACCTCTCTGCTATTTCAACCCTTTCGTTAAGAGTGTAATTTAGCGGATACAGTTTAGAGCGCATTTTTAACGATGGTTCCTAATCTTTTTAGATCATTTTCAAGACTTTCGTCCCATTTTAAAGCAAAATTAAGTCTCATGCAATTATTAAACTGATCGTGTTGCGTAAACATTCTACCGGGTGCAAAGCTTATATTTTGTTTTACAGCAACATCGTAGAGTTGTGCTGTATCAATTTTGTTGTCTAACTCGAGCCAAAGTACAAACCCACCTTGAGGTTGAGATATTTTAGTGCTTTCAGGGAAATATTCTTCAACGGCTCTTTGGTATTTCAAACAATTGGTATGAAGTTTTTGTCTGAATCCTCTTAAATGATGATCAAACCTTCCGTTTTCCAGAAAATCTGCGATTACTTCCTGATAAAGTGACGGTGTAGAAATGGTCTGAATAAGCTTCTGCCTCAAAATCTTCTCTTTATATTTTCCGGGAGCCACCCAACCCACTCTATAACCGGGCGCCAAAGTTTTGGAAACAGAACCGCACCACATGACGATTCCTGCTTCATCAAAGGCTTTACATGGTTTTGGTCTGCTTGTACCAAAGTAGAGATTTCCATACAAGTCATCCTCTATTAGCGGGATATTGTGATAGGTAAGCAATTGTACCAGTTCTTTTTTTCTTTCTTCAGGCATTAAAGAGCCTAAAGGATTACTGAAATTACTGATAAAACAACAGGCATCAACTTTATCAATTATTTTTCTTAATGCATCTATATCAACTCCTGTAACGGGATGAGTAGGCAATTCGATCACATTCAAACCCATTGCTTTTGCAATATGTATAATTCCAAAATAGACAGGGCTTTCAATCGCAAGTGTATCGCCTCGTTTCGTAACTGCCATCAGACAATTAAAGATAGCATTCATTGCTCCTGAAGTCGTTATTAGATCGTCTTCGGTAATTTTCCCTTCTAAAACGAGAGACCATTTTGCAATATTTCTTCTTAGGTTGAAGCTTCCTTCCAAAGGTTCGTAAGCAGTTCCGCTGCCTTCTAAGTTTCTTATTGTCTTAATGACTCCTTTATTTAATTTTGCAATAGGCAGGAAACTGGGGTCTGGAACACCCAAAGAAAATTGGCGTATATCTTTGTAGTGCAGCGTGTCGAATACTTTACTGATGAGGTCTTCTGGATCAGACTTATTCTGGCAAGTTTCAGGTTTACTGACTGATGGAAGAGCGCATTTTCTCTGTGATGTTTTGCTCACGTAATACCCCGATTTAGGTCTTGCTTCAATAAGAGATTTGCTTTCCAATTCTAAAAAAGCCAGTTTTACGGTATTGAGACTTACGTCATATATTTTCTGAACAGAACGTATTGACGGCAATTTATCTCCAATTCTTAAAGTCTCAGACAGAATTTGATCTTCTAAAATTTTTGCAATTTTTATGTACAGGATTTCCTTCTTCATTATCACATGTTCAGTTTTGAGTAAATTTATTAAAATTATGCTTCTAAATCTCAAATAATAATTTGTAGAAATTTAGAAAATTGTAATGTTAATTATTAAATTTGATTATCTAGACCAGTTCAGCCAATCTACCATTCTCGTAATTGAATTCTTCATTCCTTTATGGTCTAATTCTTTTTTAGATAAATACTTCTGCTTTGATTGATTGATAAATCTGTTTTTCAAATCTCCAAAAGAATATTCAGGATTGATGACTGCCTTGAAAACAACCTCTTCAGAGCTGTTAAATGTAAAATATGAATATCCGATAATTAAATCACCTTCAACCAACTTAAAGATTGGAAATCCAAATTCTTCAGTGAGTTTAGGTTGGTCAAAATTTTCACTTTTCTTCTCAATTCCTGATTGTTTAAAGTATAAATCTGTTATTTTAGTTAAATCAGAAAGATGTACAGGTTCAAATTTTAAAGCTGTTTCTTCTTTTATTGTTGTGGTCATATTGTTTTATTCTGTAAACAAATTTATTTACATCAACCCAATAATTACAGATACAGAAATGAGTTATTTAATGGATACAGTTTTGTGTTCAAAATAATCTTTATTGTTGAAGTTTATATTATTCATGAATGTTTCGAAGCTGTCGGTTTTAAAAGAGGAATTGTTATTTATAGAAAATTTCTTACATGTCTTTGTGCGAATTAAAGAAATCAAGCATGGTTGTTAGAGCATTTTCACTATGCATACGTTCTCCGTTTTCAAGTGATTCCTGTGCTATTTTCGAGGCCCTTTTTAACATATTGGTTTCATACTCAGAAATAGCGCTTTCTATTGTGTTAAATTGAGAAGAAGTTAAGACTTCGCTAAACTCCAACGCATCAAGCATTGCCATATTTACACCTTCACCTGCAAATGGAGGCATTAGATGGGCTGCATCGCCAATAATAGTAAGATTTTTTACTGTTTTCCAATTTTGGTCTAAAGGCATGCAATAAATCGGGCGCGGGATAAAAGGAGTAGAAGTATTTTCGAACAATTCATACCAAACAGAGCTCCAATCGGGATATTCTTTTTGAAACCATTTTAATACTTCAGATCGATCAGAAAAATCTAAATCGGACGAGACTGCCCAATTTTCATCAGCTTTAAAACTGGCATAAAAACCAATTTCACCATTTGCTTTTTGTCCCATTAAAATATTTTGTTCGTTCCCGAAAGCCATAATTTTTCCGCCACGAAGTATTTTAGAAATATTCGGAACTCTTTTTTCGGCTTCATAAATATTGCCTTCAAGCATTGTAATACCCGAATAAAACGGTTTGATGTCTGTAAGATAAGACCGTATTTTTGAGTTTGCTCCATCGGCACCGATTACAAGATCTGCATATACGCTTTCCTTGTTTTTGAAATGCAGTAACCAGCCTTCATTCTGCTGTGTCATAGAAAGAAAATGACTGTCCCAAATAATGGTTTCAGGATTTAAAGATTCCAGCAGAATTTTTCGTAAAACGCCTCGATCTATTTCCGGACGAAAATGCTCGTCTCCAAAGTTCTCATCTTGTTTTTCTTCGTGATCGCTGAAAAATATTTCGGCTTTATGGTTTGTAATGGTCGATTGGTCTGCGCCCACCATAAAATTGTTTTTAAAATCCTCTATTAAACCTGCTTTTTGTAACGCAGCCAAACCAGATTCATCATGTAGATCAAGAGGGGAGCCTTGTACTCGTGCGTTTTTATTTAAATCTCTTTCATACACTTTTACGTCAACATCTTTTAGTTGTAAAAGTTTTGCCAATGTCAATCCACCCGGACCTCCGCCTACAATGGCTATTTTTTTATTTTGTAATAACATTATTTTAAAATTTTATAATGCAAAATTACTTTTGGTCGTAGACTAAAAATTGTAAAAATCGGTCGTTTTCGTTTTTATGTAGTTCTTTTGGTGAAACACCAGAGAGTTGTTTTATTTCTTTGATGAAATGCGATTGGTCTGTAAAATTAAGCTGCGGATAGAGTTCACCATTTTTAATATGATCAAGTGACGCCTGGAATCGTAGGATTTTACAGTAAGCTTTTAGAGAAAGCCCAAATTGTTGATTAAAGTAACGGTTGATCTGTCGTGGGCTCCACAGTATTTTTTCAGAAAGTTTTTTAATTGGAATTTCACCGTTTGATTCAAGAATTAACTGAAATAATCTGCGTTTTCTTTCATCTGTTTTTTCAGGCAGCAAGTTTGATATTTTGTGTGTGATTTTTTCGCAGAAACTATCAAAATCATTCAAATCATCAATGTAAAAGTCCCAAAAGTCATTCTGCAATATCTTTCCGGAATTTAATATGTCAGCAATAGACTCATTAAAAATATATTCAATCGCAAAAGGATGAAAGCTAACGGAAAAGAAATTTGAAATTTCCGGAGTAGTGTATTTGGGTTTGGTTTCTAAACCCAACAATGCAACGGTCAGCATTTTGTCGTTTATTTTTGAAAATATCAAATCAACTTTCCCATTAGGAATAATTACAGCATTATTCTGTTGCGAAATATTCTGCAAGGAAGAAAAGCAATAGACAAAATCTTCTAGAGATTGGTTTGGCTCAATAAGTTTAAAATTTAGCTTTTTTTCCATTACTTTTTCGGCTGTTGTCTCTAGAAATTCGTCTTCATTTAAATATTACATCTTTTACAAATGTAATAAACTCATAAGAGAAAAGTATGAAAATGATAAAAAATAGCCATGACCTGAAATTCAGACCATGGCTAAAATTATCTATTTTAAAGAAAAATTAGAATGTTGCTGCAGGGGCGGTGTCATTATTCAATTTACGGTTGACTTCATTCTTTTTACCTTTGGCAAAATCGTAACCGATTCCCAGAATAAACATATTTCTGTTGTTGTAAATATTGGTTGTTCCCATATAGTTTACCAAACTTTCATCAAGTGTTTTTGTTTTATATCTTGATGGCATTCCCAACCAATACATTCCAGTTGTGAACGTCCAGTCTTTCATCTTATAATTGGCAAAAATATGGTTTTGATTTTCGTTGGTACTTAAAAAAGCTCCACTTAGCGTATAAACAGGAATATTAAACATATAAGTAAGGCTCAAATTTTTATATTCAGAAGAAATGGTAAAATTGTTTCCTAAATAATTGTTTTTAAGCAAAGCACCTGAGTTTGTTTTTACACGTTGCATTGTAGGATAAATATTAGCTTTTATGACCAATAATCTATTTCCAAAAGGTTTTACCGATCCTGTAAACTGCACTCCAGTTCGTGAACTAAACTGTGCGTTTTCGTAGGTTAATGCATATTGAGTATTGTTATTGTATAAAACATACATACTGTTTATGGCATTGTCTACATAGTTGTAGAAAAGATTTGCATTAAAATCGAAAAACTTATTATTGTAAGAATAATTCAAATTATTATTCCACGCTTTTTGTATGTTAAGGTAAGGGTTTCCTGTAGATACAATATTGGGAACAACCTGATTGATGTTCGGGCTTAATGACGCGCTTCCCGGGCTGTAAGGTGTATAGCTGCTTGTGAATCGCAGACTCTGATTTTTTTTGAGCTCGTATCCTAAGATTATTTTGGGCGTGATTGTCCAGTCGTCATCTGTGGTTGCAGCCGTTTTATTGTGAATATTGGTTAACCCTAAACCGATACGATACATCAGCTTTTTGCTTTTACCTGCAAATTCAGAATATAGATATTGAGTTAAATAATTAACAGAATAATCGAAATTTCCGGCTAAATTTTCAAGTGCATTATCGACGTTATTATTATCAATTCTATAACCGGTACTTAGTTTTCCTGCTTTGAAATCATGAGTGTAAGCAACTTCTCCTACAATGCTGTTTTGTTTGGCCTTTAGGTTCATATCATTATCAAAAACAATATTTCCAGTGCCAATTACCCATTCTTTATCTAATTGAAAACTTTCGCTAGTGTAAGACGAACCTACAATATTAAAACTGATTTCGTCTTTTTTGCTTAATTTTTTAGAAAAATATAAATCGAGCTTTGGAGGATTGTAATTTTCTCCGCTGTATTGCGAAGTTCCATGCAGTTCTGAGCTGTTATCTTTGGTGAAAATACTTTGCCCGTTTCCTTTAGAAAAATAATTGAAAAGATTCATCGAAAATTTTGCCTGAAATACATAATTATCCATCAAAGAATTGGTATATCTTAAGGCAATATCCTGATAAGTATATCCGAAATGATCTATTTTATTTTCATTGGTATTGTAATGAGAATTCTGCAAAGTATAGTCATAAACTCTGTTTACAGCACGATTGTCGTAATCTCTGAAATTAAGTGAATATTCAAGTCCGAAATTACTCCTTCCGTTTGTATAGTTCGCATAGGCTTGTCCGTTTACAAAACCGGTTGTTAATGCAGAGCTCACAGAAGTTCCTGCTGCAAAACCAATTTCCGGATTTCTTGTGATAATATTAACCACAGTATCAGCTCTTGTCGCCCATCGGGTAGGCGGATTGTCATAATATTCAACTCGGACTACATTTTCAGGTCTTATACCACGAGCTTGTAATTCTGTAGATTCAACACCATTAATCAACAGTAAAAATTTACCTCCTTTAATACTTGTGATACTGCTGGAAATAGGGTCAAACTGAAGTTCGGGCAAAGTCTGTAGTAAATCATTGGCGTATCTGGCTTTTTTTAAAGCTTCTTCATCAAAACTGTAAACTGCCTTGTCTACAAATTGTTTTTTACGTTGCGACTTTATCAGAACCTCCTGAATGTCTTTTGTGTTTTGAACCGAATCTTTAACTGTTGAAGTATTGTTTTCCTGTGCAAAAGCTAAGCTGCCTATTATTAAGAAGGCTAAACTTATTTGTTTTTTCATGTAGTTTTCTTGGAAATATTATGAGTGCCAAATTTAGGACAACCGATTGTCTTATCAAAAGAAATTTCACTTTAATTGGAATAATTTAATTATATTTCTTTATAAAAGTTTTTTAATTTGAAAAATAAGTAATACATTTTTAATTTATTGCTCTACAAAAATCTTTGGGATTTGATTTTCGTTATCATCTATTAATTATCAGGATATTCCTTTTTCAAATTTTTATCTAAAATAAAAGGAACAAAAGGCAATA is drawn from Chryseobacterium muglaense and contains these coding sequences:
- a CDS encoding outer membrane beta-barrel protein → MKKQISLAFLIIGSLAFAQENNTSTVKDSVQNTKDIQEVLIKSQRKKQFVDKAVYSFDEEALKKARYANDLLQTLPELQFDPISSSITSIKGGKFLLLINGVESTELQARGIRPENVVRVEYYDNPPTRWATRADTVVNIITRNPEIGFAAGTSVSSALTTGFVNGQAYANYTNGRSNFGLEYSLNFRDYDNRAVNRVYDYTLQNSHYNTNENKIDHFGYTYQDIALRYTNSLMDNYVFQAKFSMNLFNYFSKGNGQSIFTKDNSSELHGTSQYSGENYNPPKLDLYFSKKLSKKDEISFNIVGSSYTSESFQLDKEWVIGTGNIVFDNDMNLKAKQNSIVGEVAYTHDFKAGKLSTGYRIDNNNVDNALENLAGNFDYSVNYLTQYLYSEFAGKSKKLMYRIGLGLTNIHNKTAATTDDDWTITPKIILGYELKKNQSLRFTSSYTPYSPGSASLSPNINQVVPNIVSTGNPYLNIQKAWNNNLNYSYNNKFFDFNANLFYNYVDNAINSMYVLYNNNTQYALTYENAQFSSRTGVQFTGSVKPFGNRLLVIKANIYPTMQRVKTNSGALLKNNYLGNNFTISSEYKNLSLTYMFNIPVYTLSGAFLSTNENQNHIFANYKMKDWTFTTGMYWLGMPSRYKTKTLDESLVNYMGTTNIYNNRNMFILGIGYDFAKGKKNEVNRKLNNDTAPAATF
- a CDS encoding FAD-dependent oxidoreductase, with the protein product MLLQNKKIAIVGGGPGGLTLAKLLQLKDVDVKVYERDLNKNARVQGSPLDLHDESGLAALQKAGLIEDFKNNFMVGADQSTITNHKAEIFFSDHEEKQDENFGDEHFRPEIDRGVLRKILLESLNPETIIWDSHFLSMTQQNEGWLLHFKNKESVYADLVIGADGANSKIRSYLTDIKPFYSGITMLEGNIYEAEKRVPNISKILRGGKIMAFGNEQNILMGQKANGEIGFYASFKADENWAVSSDLDFSDRSEVLKWFQKEYPDWSSVWYELFENTSTPFIPRPIYCMPLDQNWKTVKNLTIIGDAAHLMPPFAGEGVNMAMLDALEFSEVLTSSQFNTIESAISEYETNMLKRASKIAQESLENGERMHSENALTTMLDFFNSHKDM
- a CDS encoding helix-turn-helix domain-containing protein — encoded protein: MEKKLNFKLIEPNQSLEDFVYCFSSLQNISQQNNAVIIPNGKVDLIFSKINDKMLTVALLGLETKPKYTTPEISNFFSVSFHPFAIEYIFNESIADILNSGKILQNDFWDFYIDDLNDFDSFCEKITHKISNLLPEKTDERKRRLFQLILESNGEIPIKKLSEKILWSPRQINRYFNQQFGLSLKAYCKILRFQASLDHIKNGELYPQLNFTDQSHFIKEIKQLSGVSPKELHKNENDRFLQFLVYDQK
- a CDS encoding aminotransferase-like domain-containing protein yields the protein MKKEILYIKIAKILEDQILSETLRIGDKLPSIRSVQKIYDVSLNTVKLAFLELESKSLIEARPKSGYYVSKTSQRKCALPSVSKPETCQNKSDPEDLISKVFDTLHYKDIRQFSLGVPDPSFLPIAKLNKGVIKTIRNLEGSGTAYEPLEGSFNLRRNIAKWSLVLEGKITEDDLITTSGAMNAIFNCLMAVTKRGDTLAIESPVYFGIIHIAKAMGLNVIELPTHPVTGVDIDALRKIIDKVDACCFISNFSNPLGSLMPEERKKELVQLLTYHNIPLIEDDLYGNLYFGTSRPKPCKAFDEAGIVMWCGSVSKTLAPGYRVGWVAPGKYKEKILRQKLIQTISTPSLYQEVIADFLENGRFDHHLRGFRQKLHTNCLKYQRAVEEYFPESTKISQPQGGFVLWLELDNKIDTAQLYDVAVKQNISFAPGRMFTQHDQFNNCMRLNFALKWDESLENDLKRLGTIVKNAL